Within Chitinispirillales bacterium, the genomic segment ATTGAGCGTCGGAGTAATTTTTTATGTTTTCGTATTTCATAGAGTGGAAAATAATATAATTTAAAAAACAAACAAGAAAAATCCATAATCAATTAAAAAAATATTGATTTCGCAAGAGGCCTATTACTCGAACAAAGCGCAGATTTCGCTGTCGGTTTTTTTGTCTAAAATCATAGGATTTCCCGCGGTGATGCATATTTTTTCTATATTTTCAACGCATTCGTCAACTAATTCCCGCCAATTCCAACCGCTTTCAAATCTTTCGGCTTTTTCTATGCTTGGAGCGGTTGCGGGATTTGGCGGAACAAAAAGCGTACAGCAGTCTTCGTAAGGACGTATTGAAATATCAAACGTCTTGATTTTTTTAGCGATTTCAATAATTTCATTTTTGTCCATACAGGCGACAGGACGCAGCACAGGCATATTTGAAACTGCGTTTATTGTGTGAATACTTTGCGGCGTCTGCGAAGCGACCTGACCTATGCTTTCTCCGGTCGCAATTACCGAGATTCCATAATTTCTGGCGGCTTTATCGGCAATTCTCAGCATCATTCGCCGCATTACGGTCATTGCATAATTTCGTGGAACTTTCTCAAAAATTTTTTTCTGAAGTTTGGTAAACGGCACAAAATATAAATTCATTCGTTCTTTTGGTAAAAAATGCGATAATTTTTCGGCGATATCAAAAACTTTCTGTTTTGCTTTTATTGAGGTATGCGGCGGCGATTCAAAATGCAGGCTATTTACAACTAATCCGCGTTTTATAAGCAAAAATGCAGCGACGGGAGAGTCAATTCCGCCTGAAAGCATAATTAATGCCTGTCCGTTTAATCCTGCCGGAAGCCCGCCCAAAGCCGATATTTTTTTTGCCGAAACTATTGTGTAATGCGGTTTTATTGTTATTGAAACCACTTTATCGGGATTTGAGATGTTAAAATTTACTTTGTGGTTATCCGCAACAAAATCAGCAACAAATTTTGAGATTTCGGGACTTTTCATATCAAAGTTTTTGTCGCCGCGTTTGGCGCTGAACTTAATTTTTTCATTTTCACCGATTTCTTCACGGACAATCAGTAAAGCGTTTTTGCAGATTTCATCCATATCGTTTTTGCAGAGTTTTCCCAAAGAATACGAATTGATTCCGACTATTTCGTCTAATTTTTTTGCGACGGTTTGCCAATCGGTTTCTTTTAGCTCAATAAGTAAATGGTCGTCCGTATAGTTATAAGTAATATGCAGATCGGCGGTTTTTTTGGCGAATGTTTTAACTATCTGTCTTACAAACGCCATTTTGTTTTTACCTTTCAAAAATACTTCGCCGAAAGTTGCGTAAATAACGTCGTATTTCACGGTTTTTTTCCAATTTTAGACAACAATTCCGCTTGTTTATTTTCTAATTCGGCTATTTGTTTTTTAAGATCGCGATTTTTTTTACCGGATTGAAAATTATCAATAACCGCTATAACCAATCCCGTAAATAATCCGATTATAAACGCTGTCGCGACAAATAAAATAATCGGATATTGAGGTGTTTGCCAAAATAAAAATTTAAGCGTAGCCGTTTGAACTATAAACTGTTCTTGCAACATAGTAATAGTCAGTGAAAATACGACAACAATAATTATTAAGGTGTAAATTATCGTCCATATAGATTTAGTTCTCATAATGCCGTAACCTCTCTGCCTAAAACGCTTACCCGTCCTTCTTTTTTGAGTCCGTAAATTACTCCGAACAAATCTGATTCGCTGACACTCGAAAGTTGTAAAAGAACTTTGTCTATTGTAGTTTTTCCGCCGTTTTCATCAAGATTTTTAATAACCGCTTGTTCGTATTTGTACTCAATTCGGTTTTCGTTTTTCATTTCGGCTGTGTGCATTTTTTGCACTTTCGCTCCGATTTCACACAAAATTTCCTCGTATTTTTTCTCGCCTTTAACATAAGTAGCGTTTTTATCTTCGGTTCCGGAATTTCGCATAAACAGCACCCCCAAAAGATTATCGTTGTCCAAAATATTCATA encodes:
- the thiI gene encoding tRNA 4-thiouridine(8) synthase ThiI; the encoded protein is MKYDVIYATFGEVFLKGKNKMAFVRQIVKTFAKKTADLHITYNYTDDHLLIELKETDWQTVAKKLDEIVGINSYSLGKLCKNDMDEICKNALLIVREEIGENEKIKFSAKRGDKNFDMKSPEISKFVADFVADNHKVNFNISNPDKVVSITIKPHYTIVSAKKISALGGLPAGLNGQALIMLSGGIDSPVAAFLLIKRGLVVNSLHFESPPHTSIKAKQKVFDIAEKLSHFLPKERMNLYFVPFTKLQKKIFEKVPRNYAMTVMRRMMLRIADKAARNYGISVIATGESIGQVASQTPQSIHTINAVSNMPVLRPVACMDKNEIIEIAKKIKTFDISIRPYEDCCTLFVPPNPATAPSIEKAERFESGWNWRELVDECVENIEKICITAGNPMILDKKTDSEICALFE
- a CDS encoding LapA family protein translates to MRTKSIWTIIYTLIIIVVVFSLTITMLQEQFIVQTATLKFLFWQTPQYPIILFVATAFIIGLFTGLVIAVIDNFQSGKKNRDLKKQIAELENKQAELLSKIGKKP